A window of Paenibacillus sp. 19GGS1-52 contains these coding sequences:
- a CDS encoding Gfo/Idh/MocA family oxidoreductase, giving the protein MKQLRIGMIGYKFMGKAHSNAYRSLPMFFPKALKPEMSVICGRNAEDLDKAREQFGWAESVTDWKDLISRADIDLIDINAPSNAHKEIALAAVKAGKHIFCEKPLALNLADSREMLQAAEEAGVAHMVGFNYRFSPAVRLAKKLVESGRLGKIYHFRACFLQDWILDPNFPLVWRLQKEIAGSGSHGDLGAHLIDLAHFLVGDVQEVIGMSETFIKERPLATEMTGLSAKGDTNAPKGAVTVDDATLFLARFVNGTIGSFEATRFAAGHRSTNSFEINGSLGSVKFDFERMNELEVYLTSDAEDVQGFRRVLATDPAHEYAEAWWPPGHTIGFEHTFIHEMLELSSAIEEGRQPVPNFHDGVKCQAVLEAVERSIDERRWVELSEM; this is encoded by the coding sequence ATGAAACAGCTGCGCATTGGAATGATTGGTTACAAATTTATGGGCAAAGCTCATAGCAATGCCTACCGAAGTCTGCCCATGTTCTTCCCAAAGGCTTTGAAACCGGAAATGTCCGTGATTTGTGGACGTAATGCCGAGGACTTGGACAAGGCAAGAGAGCAGTTTGGCTGGGCTGAAAGTGTAACAGATTGGAAGGATTTGATCTCCCGCGCGGATATTGATCTTATTGATATTAATGCGCCAAGCAATGCACATAAAGAAATAGCGTTGGCTGCCGTGAAGGCTGGCAAGCATATTTTCTGCGAGAAGCCATTAGCGTTGAACTTGGCCGATTCCCGTGAAATGCTGCAGGCTGCAGAAGAAGCTGGTGTCGCTCATATGGTCGGCTTCAACTACAGGTTCTCTCCAGCTGTCAGGCTGGCGAAGAAGCTGGTGGAGAGTGGACGACTTGGCAAGATCTATCATTTTCGCGCCTGCTTTTTGCAGGATTGGATATTGGACCCCAATTTTCCATTAGTGTGGAGATTGCAAAAGGAAATTGCCGGTTCAGGCTCGCACGGAGATCTTGGTGCTCATCTAATTGATCTAGCTCATTTCTTGGTGGGTGATGTGCAGGAAGTCATTGGGATGAGTGAAACCTTCATCAAAGAGCGTCCGCTCGCTACTGAAATGACTGGATTAAGTGCCAAAGGCGATACAAATGCTCCTAAGGGAGCCGTCACTGTAGATGATGCCACACTGTTCTTGGCCCGTTTTGTAAACGGTACCATCGGTAGCTTTGAGGCTACACGGTTTGCTGCCGGTCATCGCTCTACGAATTCTTTTGAGATTAACGGCAGTCTTGGCAGTGTGAAATTCGATTTCGAACGGATGAATGAACTGGAGGTTTATCTCACCTCTGATGCTGAGGATGTACAGGGCTTTCGCCGGGTGCTCGCTACTGATCCTGCACATGAATATGCAGAAGCGTGGTGGCCGCCAGGTCATACGATTGGTTTCGAGCATACATTTATTCACGAAATGCTGGAGCTATCATCAGCGATTGAGGAAGGGCGCCAGCC
- a CDS encoding LacI family DNA-binding transcriptional regulator, with protein sequence MYIDVFFRGGFLITSRKEVAELAGVSEATVSRVLNNVGPLKEETKLRVLAAAAKLGYTPSSLARSFARRRSGNLGVVMPYLPKARLFSAYYFSEILSGIGSKAREEGYDLLMLFRDANEPMDYCGLFRMRKVDACIVLGAKEEPGELTALRLLKEEGHAFCLINQHFEGESFHEVDADHVEGSWQAVTHLLEQGCTRIAFLNGPEAYSNSRDRMRGYTRALTEAGIALDSTLQFEGNFSRRSGVAAAKEMVTRLEQIDGIVAANDRMAIGLQQGLRELGVSAERMPAIVGYDDSDAAELTTPALSSVRVPFYRLGELAAAKVLEMPDGDPDASVQKVRIKLPTELIIRASSQINKSRRT encoded by the coding sequence GTGTACATTGATGTTTTTTTTAGAGGAGGATTTCTTATCACCAGCCGAAAAGAGGTTGCTGAGCTGGCAGGCGTCTCAGAAGCCACAGTATCCCGCGTGCTCAACAATGTTGGCCCACTGAAGGAAGAGACGAAATTGCGAGTGCTGGCGGCGGCAGCTAAGCTTGGCTATACACCCAGCTCCTTAGCCCGCAGCTTTGCGCGCAGACGAAGTGGGAATTTGGGCGTGGTTATGCCTTATTTGCCGAAGGCACGGTTGTTCTCCGCTTATTATTTCTCGGAAATCCTAAGCGGAATCGGGAGTAAAGCAAGAGAAGAGGGCTATGATCTGCTAATGCTGTTTCGTGATGCCAATGAGCCAATGGACTATTGTGGATTGTTTCGGATGCGAAAGGTTGATGCATGTATTGTACTGGGTGCGAAAGAGGAGCCCGGCGAACTGACAGCGCTACGACTTCTGAAGGAGGAAGGGCATGCTTTCTGCCTGATCAATCAGCATTTTGAAGGGGAGTCCTTTCATGAGGTGGATGCGGATCATGTGGAAGGCAGCTGGCAGGCCGTAACTCATTTGTTGGAACAAGGCTGCACGCGAATCGCCTTCCTCAATGGTCCTGAAGCTTACTCGAACAGTCGTGACCGCATGCGAGGATATACTCGTGCTTTAACTGAGGCGGGAATTGCACTTGACTCAACGCTGCAGTTCGAAGGCAATTTCAGCCGCAGGAGTGGTGTAGCTGCCGCTAAAGAGATGGTTACACGACTCGAACAGATCGACGGCATTGTTGCCGCCAATGATCGAATGGCCATTGGCCTGCAGCAGGGTTTGCGGGAGCTGGGCGTCTCGGCTGAACGCATGCCTGCTATCGTTGGTTATGACGATTCGGATGCCGCTGAACTTACAACCCCTGCGCTCAGCAGTGTGCGGGTTCCCTTTTATCGGCTGGGTGAGCTAGCTGCTGCCAAGGTACTGGAGATGCCTGACGGCGATCCGGATGCATCTGTCCAGAAAGTTCGGATTAAACTTCCCACTGAGCTTATCATTCGTGCTTCATCCCAGATCAATAAATCGAGGAGGACTTAG
- a CDS encoding Rid family hydrolase has product MKLFLCSVTHPVERRAKKTLLQVDVPLENIVKVNVYLKYITDLPEMERVFSEYFEKDKFPARMTSTSEFIDADCLMMIDGVAYKGLM; this is encoded by the coding sequence ATGAAGCTATTTCTATGCAGCGTTACCCATCCAGTAGAGCGAAGAGCCAAGAAAACGCTGCTTCAAGTCGATGTACCCCTGGAGAATATCGTTAAGGTAAATGTATACCTTAAATACATTACAGACCTGCCTGAGATGGAACGGGTGTTTAGTGAGTATTTTGAAAAAGATAAATTTCCAGCAAGAATGACTTCGACATCCGAATTTATTGATGCAGACTGTCTGATGATGATCGATGGCGTGGCCTATAAAGGACTTATGTAA
- a CDS encoding ISL3 family transposase — protein sequence MWTPLSKQDNLMNDVFKIMLDLEEPWKLVDIEHDPQEEAWHLFIDFERGALFPCPHCGTLCKAYDAEKKQWRHLDVWKWKTYIHARVPRTDCKKCNKITMISVKWSRPLSHFTLDFDAWAMRLMAEMPVNAAARELREHDTRMWRIFHHYVEQAMNELDLTSVRRIAIDETSSRRGHRYITLFVDVDTKTILFATEGKGKDTLARFKQHLLRKGVEPVQIQEICCDMSPSFIGGIKEHFPTVEITFDKFHVMKMVNDAVDEVRKTEQKEEPRLKRSKFLWLKNEAHLKAEQRETLQSLKDQNLKTGRAYRLKLAMQELWITPHVFADVYLREWLSWARRSQLEPMMDLAKTVKQHEEGILRWFHSRMTNGLLEGINGLVQASKRKARGYRNVHNLIAMVYMTANKNRLSALAAQRS from the coding sequence ATGTGGACCCCATTAAGCAAGCAAGATAATCTAATGAATGATGTGTTCAAGATCATGTTAGACTTGGAAGAACCATGGAAATTAGTGGATATTGAGCATGATCCGCAAGAAGAAGCGTGGCACTTATTTATTGACTTTGAACGTGGAGCCCTCTTTCCCTGTCCGCATTGTGGGACACTTTGCAAGGCCTACGATGCAGAAAAAAAGCAGTGGCGCCATCTTGATGTTTGGAAATGGAAAACCTATATTCATGCTCGGGTTCCTCGAACCGACTGCAAAAAATGCAATAAGATCACGATGATTTCGGTGAAGTGGTCACGTCCGTTGTCGCATTTCACTTTGGATTTTGACGCTTGGGCAATGCGATTAATGGCTGAAATGCCGGTGAATGCAGCAGCGCGTGAATTACGAGAGCACGATACACGGATGTGGCGAATCTTTCATCACTACGTTGAACAAGCCATGAACGAGCTGGACTTGACCTCTGTTCGGCGGATCGCCATCGACGAAACGTCCTCACGCCGAGGTCATCGTTATATTACCTTGTTTGTGGACGTGGATACCAAAACGATACTTTTCGCAACGGAAGGAAAAGGGAAAGATACCCTGGCACGTTTCAAGCAGCATCTCCTTCGAAAAGGCGTAGAACCCGTGCAAATACAGGAAATATGTTGTGATATGTCTCCCTCCTTTATTGGAGGAATTAAAGAGCATTTCCCTACAGTTGAAATTACTTTTGATAAGTTCCACGTCATGAAGATGGTTAATGATGCTGTAGATGAGGTGCGCAAAACCGAGCAGAAAGAAGAGCCTAGACTCAAACGGAGCAAATTTTTATGGTTAAAGAATGAAGCTCATTTGAAGGCGGAACAACGAGAAACCCTACAAAGCCTCAAGGACCAAAACTTAAAAACCGGACGAGCTTATCGCTTGAAATTAGCAATGCAGGAGCTATGGATAACTCCACATGTGTTTGCTGACGTTTACTTGCGAGAATGGTTAAGCTGGGCTAGACGTTCGCAGTTGGAACCGATGATGGATCTGGCCAAGACCGTAAAGCAACATGAAGAAGGCATTCTTCGTTGGTTCCATAGCCGGATGACCAATGGCTTGCTTGAAGGCATTAATGGATTGGTGCAAGCGTCCAAACGAAAAGCACGCGGGTATAGAAACGTCCACAATTTAATCGCAATGGTATACATGACCGCTAACAAAAATCGACTGTCAGCGCTTGCCGCACAGAGGTCCTAA
- a CDS encoding IS3 family transposase, whose protein sequence is MLRVLEVERSTYYAHVKETAQNPIQRVGRPAPGYSYTTTGTRVSDEEICEWLMEFLAGEGASFGYRKLTVLLKRRHQLVINKKKIYRLCTQLNVLRPQRELKLKHPRRLANNRVITGSNQLWETDIKYGWMAGECRFFFIMCILDVFDRAIISYHLGLTCEARHLVQITQEALMKRQLFDKPKEEKPFIRSDNGPQFISHRFEEACETFGITHERIPPRTPNKNAHIESFHSILEAECYQRHEFESYPETYEIVTQFIQDYNQQRIHGSIYDLSPYEYIDALQKNLVKPKEIKV, encoded by the coding sequence GTGCTCCGTGTACTCGAAGTCGAACGCTCAACGTACTATGCCCATGTCAAAGAAACGGCACAGAATCCGATTCAAAGGGTAGGGCGTCCTGCACCCGGATACTCGTATACCACCACTGGAACTCGCGTGAGCGACGAAGAAATCTGTGAATGGCTTATGGAGTTCTTGGCGGGTGAGGGAGCCTCGTTTGGGTACCGCAAGCTGACCGTTCTTCTAAAAAGACGCCACCAACTTGTGATTAACAAGAAGAAAATCTACAGGCTGTGTACGCAGTTGAATGTCTTGCGTCCGCAGCGTGAGTTGAAACTGAAACATCCCCGAAGACTCGCAAACAACCGTGTGATTACGGGCTCTAATCAGTTGTGGGAGACGGATATAAAGTATGGCTGGATGGCGGGTGAGTGTCGGTTTTTCTTCATAATGTGCATCTTAGACGTATTCGATCGTGCCATTATTTCGTATCACCTCGGCTTAACTTGTGAAGCGAGGCATCTGGTTCAGATTACACAGGAAGCCCTGATGAAGCGTCAGCTATTTGATAAGCCCAAGGAAGAGAAGCCGTTCATCCGCTCTGATAATGGTCCACAGTTCATCAGTCACCGGTTTGAAGAAGCTTGTGAAACGTTTGGAATCACTCATGAACGAATTCCTCCACGAACGCCAAATAAGAATGCGCACATCGAATCTTTCCATTCTATTTTGGAGGCGGAATGTTATCAAAGGCATGAATTCGAGTCGTATCCTGAGACCTACGAGATCGTTACGCAGTTTATTCAGGACTATAATCAGCAAAGGATTCATGGGAGTATTTACGACCTATCTCCCTACGAATATATCGATGCCCTACAGAAAAACTTGGTAAAACCTAAAGAAATCAAGGTCTAA
- a CDS encoding transposase, whose amino-acid sequence MKRVQYDLNFKQEVVRKGKEIGNFTAVARQHELDPKMVLRWARDLNRKDVDQLDGTSKRQAQFIPTAEDFKQLEHENEKLKKLLAEQALEREILKDLLKKTNPNLRIK is encoded by the coding sequence ATGAAGCGTGTACAATATGATCTAAATTTCAAGCAGGAAGTCGTTCGAAAAGGGAAAGAGATTGGGAACTTTACAGCGGTTGCTAGACAGCATGAACTAGATCCCAAGATGGTATTACGATGGGCAAGAGATCTGAATCGTAAAGATGTAGATCAGTTAGACGGTACGAGCAAAAGACAAGCCCAGTTTATCCCCACCGCTGAAGATTTTAAACAGCTTGAGCATGAGAATGAAAAACTGAAGAAGCTACTCGCGGAACAAGCCCTGGAAAGGGAAATTCTCAAAGACCTACTAAAAAAAACGAACCCAAACTTACGGATAAAATAG